One stretch of Castor canadensis chromosome 14, mCasCan1.hap1v2, whole genome shotgun sequence DNA includes these proteins:
- the LOC141416177 gene encoding olfactory receptor 7E178-like, whose amino-acid sequence MRFMQTVSGQGVVAIACIPGNWDMKQEKSEFENSVGYKVSSRCPRKIETQNLTPVPEFHLMGFSDDPELESVLFGLLLSMYLVTVFGNLFIILAVWSNSHRHTPMYFFLSNLSFTDICFISTMVPKVIIDVQTHNRVISYVGCLTQMSLFIMFACMDSMILTVMAYDWFVATCHLLNYPVIMNSRLCVFLVLLSFVVSFLEVQLHILVAMQITNFKNVEIANFFCDPSQVLDLSCTNTFVNNIFKYFIATVYGFFPISGIFFSYYKIVYSILRIPSSGRKYKAFSTCGSHLPVVCLYFGTGLGVYVGSAVSHSPRNSAMASAMYTVVTPLLNPFIYSLRNRDITSALWRICNRII is encoded by the exons ATGAGGTTTATGCAAACTGTTTCTGGACAG GGGGTGGTGGCGATTGCCTGTATTCCTGGAAATTGGGATATGAAGCAAGAGAAGAGTGAGTTTGAGAATAGTGTAGGCTATAAAGTCAGTTCAAG GTGTCCTaggaaaatagaaacacaaaatttaACACCAGTCCCTGAATTCCATCTCATGGGATTCTCAGATGATCCAGAACTGGAGTCTGTACTCTTTGGACTGTTGCTATCCATGTACCTGGTCACAGTGTTTGGTAACCTATTCATCATCTTGGCTGTCTGGTCCAACTCCCACCGCCatacacccatgtacttcttcctctccaacctaTCCTTCACTGACATTTGTTTCATTTCTACCATGGTCCCAAAGGTGATTATTGATGTTCAAACTCACAACAGAGTCATCTCCTATGTGGGCTGCCTGACACAGATGTCTCTTTTTATCATGTTTGCCTGTATGGACAGTATGATCCTAACTGTAATGGCTTATGACTGGTTTGTGGCCACATGTCATCTCCTGAATTACCCAGTCATCATGAATTCTCGCCTCTGTGTTTTCTTAGTTCTGTTGTCTTTTGTGGTTAGCTTCTTGGAAGTGCAGCTGCATATTTTGGTTGCAATGCAGATTACCAATTTCAAGAACGTGGAAATTGctaatttcttctgtgacccttcTCAAGTACTTGACCTGTCCTGTACTAACACATTTGtaaataacatatttaaatattttattgctacTGTGTATGGATTTTTCCCAATCTCAGGGATCTTTTTCTCCTACTATAAAATTGTTTACTCCATTCTGAGGATCCCCTCATCAGGAAGGAAATATAAGGCTTTCTCTACATGTGGGTCTCACCTACCAGTGGTCTGCTTATATTTTGGAACAGGACTTGGAGTGTATGTTGGATCGGCAGTATCACATTCTCCCAGAAACAGTGCAATGGCCTCAGCAATGTACACCGTGGTCACTCCTCTTCTGAATCCCTTCATCTACAGTCTGAGGAACAGGGATATCACAAGTGCCCTATGGAGAATTTGCAACAGAATAATTTAA